The Shewanella sp. KX20019 genome window below encodes:
- a CDS encoding nitrate reductase has product MPSCKTTCAYCGVGCGVTVNNLNEKDSISFSQHQTLTVSGDSDHTANSGDLCGKGLALIDSLNIPNKLLYPRRQISAGIDDSYQNISWPAAVAEIAEKFSSAIAEHGPDSVAFYLSGQLLTEDYYVANKLAKGFLATANVDTNSRLCMSSAVSAHIRAFGEDVVPGCYEDLLLSDVVVLVGANTAWTHPVLFKKILAARAERGTKIVVIDPRLTATASQADLHLQLTPGSDLHLFNGLLCAIADKGQSNREYINSHTEGFEQAVNSAREDSETLANIAHLTGLKAKEIDYFYALYQQGNKVVTASSQGVNQSTSGTNTANAIINCHLARGDIGQVGCGPLSLTGQPNAMGGREVGGLATQLACHLGFSEPERRLVEEFWQTTALPKSKGLTATEMFADMAEGKIKAVWVLGTNPAVSMPDTELVKKALQRCDYVVVSDITADTDTAKYADLLLPAQGWSEKSGTVTNSERTISRQRGFIQPQGESKADWWALCEVAKALGFTAAFEFKDSADIFNEYARLTVKVQQQFPHKQLSLAGLSGLSASQYEQLLPTQWPVNDFQSIGQRDVRLFSQGQFATTSGKAQFVETRLSTEGDGQAPMDSGSLSQNRVCLNSGRSRDQWHTMTRTGHIEQLAASHYQPELTLNIRTLKKHGLEVDGLVAIKTENLAQPLIARVVIDESQLKDTAFLSMHWSTQFSKSGGVNRVVTAAVDPFSKQPGFKNQWVELRHQQVVEQGIEWGQALVDTKRLCWDVKQQLRGGVCRHIAAESNISASIMAADLHHKLSSQRVLQWRDQDKQIYCIIYQGKLKSLLITAEHALDIDVNAIQSLINNPLNAQFIKHLHQVLRAGSSKIVCACTGVTEKEIEQQMCADFDAGATTIPLIVDAVQQKLKCSAVCGSCLNQVKDLANAVIADKQKSNREVA; this is encoded by the coding sequence ATGCCAAGCTGTAAAACGACCTGTGCATACTGTGGGGTTGGCTGTGGAGTTACAGTTAATAACCTTAATGAAAAAGACAGTATTAGTTTTTCACAGCATCAAACTCTGACGGTTAGTGGTGATAGTGATCACACGGCTAATTCAGGTGACTTATGTGGTAAGGGCCTGGCGTTAATCGACAGTTTAAATATTCCCAATAAACTGTTGTACCCACGCCGACAAATTAGTGCTGGCATAGATGACAGTTACCAAAACATTAGTTGGCCTGCCGCTGTAGCCGAAATAGCGGAAAAATTTAGCAGCGCCATTGCAGAGCATGGCCCCGATTCCGTTGCATTCTATCTTTCGGGTCAACTGCTCACAGAAGATTATTATGTCGCGAATAAACTGGCTAAAGGTTTTTTGGCTACCGCAAATGTAGACACTAATTCCAGGTTATGCATGTCGTCTGCGGTAAGCGCCCATATACGAGCGTTTGGTGAGGATGTTGTTCCAGGTTGTTATGAAGACCTGTTACTTAGCGATGTCGTCGTATTAGTCGGCGCTAATACTGCTTGGACACATCCGGTACTGTTTAAGAAAATACTTGCTGCTCGCGCTGAGCGTGGCACTAAAATCGTGGTCATCGATCCACGTCTAACCGCCACGGCGTCGCAGGCGGATCTGCATCTGCAGCTCACTCCAGGTTCTGACCTTCATTTGTTTAACGGTCTACTCTGTGCGATAGCAGATAAAGGTCAATCGAACCGTGAGTATATAAATAGCCATACCGAAGGGTTTGAACAAGCAGTTAATAGTGCCCGTGAAGACAGTGAAACCCTTGCCAACATCGCTCATCTTACTGGACTTAAAGCCAAGGAAATTGACTATTTTTATGCGCTTTATCAACAAGGCAATAAAGTGGTTACCGCTAGCAGCCAAGGGGTTAATCAGTCAACTTCAGGCACAAATACCGCCAATGCCATCATCAATTGTCACTTAGCGCGTGGGGATATCGGTCAAGTAGGCTGTGGCCCTTTATCGTTAACAGGGCAACCGAATGCGATGGGAGGACGTGAAGTAGGCGGCCTGGCCACGCAGTTAGCCTGCCACCTTGGATTTTCAGAGCCTGAGCGGCGGTTAGTCGAGGAGTTCTGGCAAACAACGGCGCTACCAAAATCAAAAGGGTTAACAGCGACTGAGATGTTTGCCGATATGGCAGAGGGGAAAATAAAGGCTGTATGGGTATTGGGTACCAACCCAGCTGTTTCAATGCCTGATACGGAGCTCGTCAAGAAGGCGCTACAAAGGTGTGATTATGTCGTGGTTTCCGATATCACCGCTGACACCGATACCGCAAAATATGCCGATCTGCTTTTACCCGCGCAAGGTTGGTCAGAAAAGTCGGGAACAGTCACTAATAGTGAGCGGACCATTAGCCGCCAACGAGGTTTTATTCAGCCTCAAGGAGAGTCAAAAGCAGATTGGTGGGCGCTGTGTGAAGTCGCAAAAGCGCTTGGATTTACAGCGGCATTTGAATTTAAAGACAGTGCCGATATTTTTAATGAATACGCTAGGCTAACAGTAAAAGTACAGCAACAATTTCCACATAAACAGTTATCGCTAGCGGGTTTATCAGGCCTAAGTGCTAGCCAGTATGAGCAACTTTTACCAACACAATGGCCTGTGAATGACTTTCAGTCGATTGGTCAAAGAGATGTGCGTTTATTCTCCCAAGGCCAGTTTGCTACTACAAGTGGTAAAGCTCAGTTTGTAGAAACTCGACTGTCTACTGAGGGTGACGGTCAAGCCCCGATGGACTCTGGCTCCTTGAGCCAAAACCGAGTGTGCTTAAACAGTGGTCGTAGCCGTGATCAATGGCACACCATGACAAGAACCGGTCATATTGAGCAACTAGCAGCATCGCATTATCAACCAGAATTAACGCTGAATATTAGAACGCTTAAAAAGCATGGGCTAGAGGTGGATGGTTTGGTGGCGATTAAAACCGAGAATTTGGCACAACCACTTATTGCTCGCGTCGTTATTGATGAGTCACAACTAAAAGATACAGCATTTCTTTCAATGCATTGGTCAACGCAATTTAGCAAAAGTGGTGGTGTAAATAGGGTGGTTACAGCTGCCGTTGACCCTTTCTCGAAGCAACCAGGATTTAAAAACCAGTGGGTTGAACTGCGCCATCAACAGGTGGTGGAACAAGGGATAGAGTGGGGCCAGGCGTTAGTCGATACTAAGCGACTATGTTGGGATGTAAAGCAGCAACTACGCGGTGGCGTTTGTCGCCATATTGCGGCTGAATCCAACATTTCAGCATCGATTATGGCAGCAGATCTTCATCATAAGTTGTCCTCGCAGCGTGTTTTGCAGTGGCGAGATCAAGACAAACAGATCTACTGCATCATCTATCAAGGCAAGCTTAAAAGTCTACTTATCACAGCTGAACACGCGTTAGATATTGATGTTAACGCAATTCAGTCACTCATTAATAATCCACTTAACGCACAATTTATTAAACACTTACATCAAGTATTACGCGCAGGCAGCAGTAAAATAGTCTGCGCATGTACTGGAGTGACTGAAAAAGAAATTGAGCAGCAGATGTGTGCAGATTTTGATGCTGGCGCGACCACTATCCCTTTGATTGTTGATGCAGTGCAGCAAAAGCTCAAATGCAGCGCTGTGTGTGGCAGTTGTTTAAATCAAGTCAAAGATCTTGCTAATGCAGTTATTGCTGACAAACAGAAATCAAACAGGGAGGTTGCTTAA
- the cobA gene encoding uroporphyrinogen-III C-methyltransferase — protein MKLNQIASIKPLMAEGVMPMLQRVNDSIRADEANLVTIVGAGCGDIDMLTIKAARAIASAEAIVYDNLVSKDILQLASEGCEMHYMGKCFAKPSATQEQINQKLLQLSQQGKAVTRLKGGDPNVFGRGSEEAIFLAKNGVKSQFVAGVTAALGCAASAGIPLTHRKVARSVTFVTGHLCDDTVIEWAGLLAARSTMVFYMGKERAAEIAHGLLQAGAKLSLPVAFISNGARDNQSIVSTSVQDMADVATSINVDGPTLLIVGEVVGIGQELSLLLLACDIKSDSESDAECDVSERAYG, from the coding sequence ATGAAGCTCAATCAAATAGCCAGTATAAAACCGTTAATGGCAGAAGGTGTTATGCCGATGCTGCAGCGAGTTAATGACTCTATTCGTGCTGATGAAGCTAATTTAGTGACTATTGTCGGTGCGGGGTGTGGCGATATCGACATGCTAACGATTAAGGCGGCGAGAGCGATTGCTAGCGCAGAAGCGATTGTCTATGACAATCTGGTCAGTAAAGATATTTTACAGTTAGCCTCTGAAGGTTGTGAGATGCATTACATGGGGAAATGCTTTGCAAAACCCAGTGCCACTCAAGAGCAGATCAATCAGAAGCTGCTGCAGCTAAGCCAACAAGGAAAGGCAGTTACTCGCCTTAAGGGCGGAGATCCTAATGTGTTTGGTCGAGGCTCTGAAGAGGCGATATTTTTGGCTAAAAATGGTGTGAAAAGCCAATTTGTTGCAGGAGTTACCGCCGCATTAGGCTGTGCAGCCAGTGCGGGGATCCCCTTGACCCATAGAAAGGTGGCTCGGTCGGTAACGTTTGTAACAGGGCACCTTTGTGATGATACGGTAATTGAGTGGGCGGGCCTGCTGGCAGCCAGAAGTACCATGGTGTTTTACATGGGCAAAGAGAGGGCGGCCGAGATTGCACATGGGTTACTGCAAGCTGGCGCAAAACTCTCATTACCTGTCGCTTTCATTAGTAACGGTGCACGAGATAATCAATCGATAGTGAGCACATCAGTGCAAGATATGGCTGATGTTGCTACCAGCATCAATGTCGACGGCCCAACATTGTTAATTGTTGGGGAGGTGGTCGGGATCGGGCAAGAACTCAGCCTGTTGTTGCTTGCTTGTGATATCAAAAGCGATAGTGAATCTGATGCCGAGTGCGATGTGTCCGAGCGTGCATATGGATAA
- a CDS encoding glycosyl transferase codes for MDNQNRLLIGVSEPAEYRQLIKVLGRGKKGSRSLTLIESFQLVRGFYDKIGTVTQLSVALMLMRVKGEVAAEVAGVALALRSTIDSQWQQLEVDIDWPCYGAKRDQLPYLLLSAKLLAEKGYRILLHGDNRVLPHRQHVAHFIDALGIVSVSTVAEAQVALTSSRICYVNADAFSPLVSSFTDIQQEIGLRSLFQSAIRCINPTNASLSLRSFFHPGLDKIHINLARMMAENDPSLGKTTVAIFKGYQGECELNPRSSTSIHVVKRDGLNQMNLPTQLNALIGSKAQEEELQAQWLTALWHGEAENGNIFRYSTEFLRAYSAVITNTAVLLMLTDSSLSIDSANTLAAEYWMSRSTYPVADDTHFPCDANPVASKPLQRGVVTYTEVGNAHTDSV; via the coding sequence ATGGATAACCAAAACCGACTGCTCATTGGGGTGTCTGAGCCTGCAGAGTATCGACAGCTTATTAAAGTGCTAGGTCGAGGTAAAAAAGGTTCTCGGTCATTAACCTTAATTGAAAGCTTTCAATTAGTACGAGGTTTTTACGACAAGATAGGCACTGTGACGCAGCTTAGCGTGGCCTTAATGTTGATGCGAGTAAAAGGAGAGGTGGCAGCAGAGGTCGCGGGCGTGGCACTTGCACTGCGTTCAACTATAGATAGCCAATGGCAGCAACTGGAGGTCGATATTGACTGGCCTTGCTATGGAGCAAAGCGGGATCAGCTTCCCTACTTGCTACTTAGCGCCAAACTGTTGGCAGAAAAAGGTTATCGGATCTTACTGCATGGCGACAATCGGGTACTTCCTCATCGGCAACACGTTGCGCACTTCATTGACGCGCTAGGGATAGTCAGTGTTTCTACAGTGGCTGAAGCGCAAGTCGCGTTAACATCATCTAGGATCTGTTACGTCAATGCTGATGCATTCTCACCCCTAGTCAGCTCATTTACCGATATTCAGCAAGAGATAGGCCTAAGGAGTCTTTTTCAAAGCGCTATCCGCTGTATAAACCCGACAAATGCCAGTCTTAGCCTCAGAAGTTTTTTTCATCCAGGTTTAGATAAGATCCATATAAACTTGGCAAGGATGATGGCTGAAAATGATCCAAGCTTAGGTAAAACGACGGTGGCGATATTTAAAGGTTATCAAGGAGAGTGTGAGTTAAACCCGAGATCGAGCACGAGCATCCATGTGGTAAAGCGCGACGGACTTAACCAAATGAATCTTCCAACTCAGCTCAATGCATTAATCGGCAGTAAGGCGCAAGAGGAGGAACTTCAAGCGCAGTGGTTAACAGCGCTTTGGCATGGTGAGGCGGAAAATGGAAACATCTTTCGTTATTCAACCGAATTCCTTAGGGCGTACAGCGCTGTGATCACCAATACAGCGGTACTACTGATGTTAACAGACTCCTCCCTCAGTATTGATAGCGCTAATACGTTGGCGGCTGAATATTGGATGAGCCGAAGTACCTATCCCGTTGCTGATGACACTCACTTTCCCTGCGACGCGAACCCTGTTGCTTCTAAACCACTGCAGCGCGGTGTTGTTACTTATACGGAGGTGGGCAATGCGCATACTGACTCTGTTTGA
- a CDS encoding ANTAR domain-containing response regulator — protein MRILTLFEFTDYEPLLNQVTKCNFELVKLDSLSAFERFSLKTDSDIVLLCVESITAIHVKFIERLMQFAPLPLIITSKSAERLDIAALLHCGRVTYIPQQFDFERLDNIIQLALIRFTTATQLLSKLAELEQCLQDQKLVDIAKQQLQQSGLSESDAHTALQQQAMSSGRSLASIAAILCHNR, from the coding sequence ATGCGCATACTGACTCTGTTTGAATTTACTGACTATGAGCCATTATTAAACCAGGTTACTAAGTGCAATTTTGAGCTCGTAAAACTTGATTCACTATCGGCATTTGAACGTTTTTCGTTAAAAACAGACAGCGATATTGTACTGCTTTGCGTTGAGTCAATTACCGCAATCCACGTCAAATTCATTGAACGGTTAATGCAGTTTGCACCGTTACCGCTCATCATTACCTCAAAGAGTGCAGAGCGCTTGGACATCGCAGCGTTATTGCATTGTGGGCGGGTGACCTATATACCACAGCAATTTGATTTTGAACGTCTCGATAATATTATACAGTTGGCACTCATACGTTTTACCACGGCAACTCAACTGCTCAGTAAACTGGCGGAACTTGAGCAATGCCTACAGGATCAAAAGTTAGTTGATATCGCCAAGCAACAGCTGCAACAATCTGGCTTATCCGAAAGCGATGCACACACAGCGCTGCAACAGCAAGCGATGAGCAGTGGTAGGAGTTTGGCCAGCATCGCGGCCATTCTTTGTCATAACAGATGA
- the nirB gene encoding nitrite reductase large subunit NirB, with product MKTSKPKLVVVGNGMVGHHFVEQLCEQQLSQHYDVEVFGAENIPAYDRVQLSKYFASSSADELMLTTQADYAAKGVELHLGQQVSHIDTANKRLTANGQQIQYDKLVLATGSYPFVPPIKGNDRRDCMVYRTIEDLEAIEQAALNASSGVVIGGGLLGLEAANALSALGLETHVVEFAPQLMSVQLNDKGGELLKQKIQALGLGVHLSKATQEIVDGESAQHRLNFSDGSFLETDMIVFSAGIRPQDTLARTSDIGIGERGGIVIDDNCQTSAKDVYAIGECALWQQKIFGLVAPGYQMAKVALSQIALQVPERVEAPLTFTGADMSTKLKLLGVDVASIGESRGFAGAQYVELSDLQAGVYKKLWLDETGLYLRGAVLVGNVDEYSHLLSQYLSGDVLEEPAVTLLLTDESAPLTLKDNAIVCSCHQVTKADIVEQVIAGNHQLAEIKSCTKAASGCGGCSALVQQIIDDTMQAQGLDTESGICCHFEHDRQALFHLCQVENIKDFEHLYQRHAKTNASPLGLGCDICKPVAASIFATLENQYVLNEEHVALQDSNDAYLGNLQKDGSYSVVPRVAGGEITPDKLIAMGKIAKRYDLYTKITGGQRIDMFGAQLSDLPEIWSELIAEGFETGHAYGKSLRTVKSCVGNSWCRYGVQDSVGLAIALEHRYKGLRSPHKIKFAVSGCTRECAEAQSKDIGIIATEKGWNLFVCGNGGMRPRHGDLFATDLSTELLVQYIDRILMFYSKTAARLQRTSVWMESLAGGLEYLQSVIIDDALGVNHELEQQMDKVVANYQCEWKTSLEDKAFLQRFSEFVNPEFAPASTQNQYQYQREQKFPIASDMQTFIEVSRSKSVVGDIAITLLDEEEVLV from the coding sequence ATGAAAACAAGTAAACCCAAGTTGGTCGTTGTGGGAAACGGCATGGTTGGCCACCATTTTGTAGAGCAGTTATGTGAACAGCAGCTGAGCCAGCATTATGATGTGGAGGTCTTTGGGGCCGAAAATATCCCTGCATACGACAGAGTACAGCTATCAAAATACTTTGCCAGCAGCAGTGCTGATGAACTGATGTTAACCACGCAAGCAGACTATGCAGCGAAAGGTGTCGAACTGCATTTGGGGCAGCAGGTTTCTCATATTGATACTGCTAATAAGCGGCTAACGGCGAATGGCCAGCAGATCCAGTATGACAAACTCGTATTGGCCACAGGATCCTATCCGTTTGTACCACCCATAAAAGGCAATGATCGTCGTGACTGTATGGTCTATCGCACCATTGAAGATTTAGAGGCGATTGAACAAGCTGCGCTCAATGCGAGCTCTGGGGTTGTGATCGGCGGCGGATTACTCGGGCTTGAGGCGGCAAATGCATTGAGTGCCTTAGGTCTAGAGACTCATGTGGTTGAATTTGCACCACAGCTGATGTCCGTGCAGTTAAATGACAAAGGCGGTGAGCTACTAAAGCAAAAAATACAAGCGCTAGGGCTTGGCGTGCATTTAAGCAAGGCCACTCAAGAGATAGTCGATGGGGAAAGTGCCCAGCATCGGCTAAATTTTAGCGATGGCAGCTTTTTAGAAACTGACATGATTGTCTTTTCGGCAGGTATTCGTCCGCAAGATACATTGGCAAGAACCAGTGATATCGGTATTGGTGAACGGGGTGGGATCGTGATTGACGATAACTGCCAGACATCTGCTAAAGATGTTTATGCGATAGGGGAATGTGCCTTATGGCAGCAAAAGATATTCGGCTTAGTTGCGCCGGGATACCAAATGGCAAAAGTAGCCTTGTCACAAATTGCTCTGCAGGTGCCTGAGCGAGTGGAGGCTCCTTTGACATTTACCGGAGCTGACATGAGCACTAAGTTAAAGTTACTTGGGGTCGATGTCGCCTCTATTGGTGAGAGTCGAGGTTTTGCAGGGGCACAATATGTTGAATTGAGTGACCTGCAAGCCGGGGTCTACAAAAAGCTATGGCTTGATGAAACGGGGCTTTATCTTCGCGGCGCTGTCCTTGTGGGTAATGTCGATGAGTACAGCCATTTATTGAGTCAGTACTTGTCAGGCGATGTGCTTGAAGAGCCAGCGGTAACCCTATTGTTGACCGATGAGTCAGCACCTTTAACACTAAAAGATAACGCCATAGTGTGTTCCTGCCATCAGGTGACTAAAGCCGATATTGTTGAGCAGGTGATCGCTGGTAATCATCAACTTGCTGAAATTAAGAGTTGTACTAAAGCGGCTTCAGGTTGTGGTGGTTGTTCGGCACTAGTACAACAGATCATTGATGACACTATGCAGGCCCAAGGCTTAGACACTGAATCTGGGATCTGTTGTCACTTCGAGCATGACCGCCAGGCATTATTCCACCTGTGTCAGGTTGAAAATATAAAAGATTTTGAACACTTATATCAGCGCCATGCTAAAACGAATGCCTCGCCATTGGGACTTGGGTGTGATATCTGCAAACCCGTTGCAGCATCTATCTTTGCCACGCTAGAAAACCAATATGTGCTTAATGAAGAGCATGTCGCTCTGCAAGACAGTAACGACGCCTATCTCGGTAATCTACAAAAAGATGGTAGCTACTCAGTGGTGCCAAGAGTTGCGGGCGGAGAGATCACCCCTGACAAATTAATAGCTATGGGGAAAATAGCTAAACGATATGACCTTTATACCAAGATAACCGGTGGCCAACGTATCGATATGTTTGGCGCACAACTTTCAGATCTGCCGGAAATTTGGTCCGAACTAATAGCTGAAGGATTCGAGACCGGGCATGCTTATGGTAAGTCACTACGGACGGTTAAATCATGTGTTGGCAACAGTTGGTGTCGTTATGGCGTGCAAGACTCGGTTGGTTTAGCCATTGCATTAGAGCATCGGTATAAGGGGCTGCGTTCGCCGCACAAGATCAAGTTTGCAGTGTCGGGTTGCACAAGAGAGTGCGCCGAAGCGCAAAGCAAAGATATTGGAATTATTGCAACCGAAAAAGGCTGGAATCTGTTTGTGTGCGGAAATGGCGGTATGCGACCAAGGCATGGCGATCTATTTGCCACAGATCTGTCCACTGAACTGTTAGTTCAGTACATCGATCGCATTTTAATGTTCTACAGCAAAACGGCAGCGCGCTTACAACGAACGTCGGTGTGGATGGAATCACTCGCGGGTGGGCTTGAGTATTTGCAGTCAGTGATTATTGATGATGCATTGGGCGTTAATCACGAGTTAGAGCAGCAGATGGATAAAGTTGTCGCCAATTATCAGTGCGAATGGAAAACCAGCTTAGAAGATAAGGCCTTTTTACAGCGTTTTAGTGAGTTTGTGAATCCAGAATTTGCCCCTGCTAGCACGCAAAATCAGTATCAGTATCAACGTGAGCAAAAGTTTCCCATAGCGTCTGATATGCAGACGTTTATCGAGGTAAGTCGCAGTAAATCAGTAGTAGGGGATATTGCTATCACCCTGCTAGATGAAGAGGAGGTGTTGGTATGA
- the nirD gene encoding nitrite reductase small subunit NirD produces the protein MSWVSICEESLLPAKRGVAAWVAGRAVAVFNLGEAGIFAIDNIDPATGVSVLSRGLLCELNNELYVASPIHKQHYSLTTGQCLENESLSVDVFEVKCQSGNVLARALA, from the coding sequence ATGAGTTGGGTCAGTATTTGTGAAGAGTCGCTGTTACCAGCAAAAAGAGGTGTCGCAGCATGGGTTGCAGGTAGAGCCGTCGCGGTATTTAACTTAGGAGAGGCCGGAATATTTGCGATCGATAATATTGACCCTGCGACGGGGGTTAGCGTGCTTTCTCGAGGGCTATTGTGTGAGCTCAATAATGAGCTGTACGTTGCCTCACCCATCCATAAACAACACTACAGCTTAACAACGGGTCAGTGCTTGGAAAATGAATCACTTAGTGTTGATGTTTTTGAAGTCAAGTGTCAGTCAGGCAACGTTCTGGCTCGTGCATTAGCTTAA